A genome region from Megalobrama amblycephala isolate DHTTF-2021 linkage group LG16, ASM1881202v1, whole genome shotgun sequence includes the following:
- the sbds gene encoding ribosome maturation protein SBDS isoform X3 yields MRESTVAVTVANGKEKDLDEVLQTNTVFVNVSKGQVAKKEDLSNAFGTDDLTEICKQILAKGELQVSDKERQSQLEQMFRDIATIVAEKCVNPETKRPYTVNLIERAMKDIHFSVKANKSTKQQALEVIKQLKESIQIQRAHMRLRFVLPAKDGKRLKEKLRPLIKTVENEDFDDQLEMVCLIDPGCFREIDELIRCETKGKGTLEVLSLKDVEEGDEKLE; encoded by the exons ATGCGGGAGTCAACTGTTGCTGTAACTGTGGCAAACGGAAA GGAGAAAGATCTTGATGAAGTCCTGCAGACAAACACAGTGTTTGTAAATGTGTCTAAGGGTCAAGTGGCGAAGAAAGAGGACCTGTCAAACGCTTTTGGCACAGATGACTTGACAGAAATATGCAAACAG ATTTTAGCTAAAGGAGAACTACAGGTGTCAGATAAGGAACGACAGAGTCAGCTGGAACAGATGTTTCGTGATATTGCAACTATTGTGGCAGAAAAATGTGTGAATCCTGAGACCAAACGTCCCTACACAGTAAACCTTATAGAGAGAGCGATGAAGGACATTCACTTCTCTGTTAAGGCAAACAAAAGCACTAAACAGCAG GCACTTGAGGTCATCAAGCAGCTGAAGGAGTCCATTCAGATTCAAAGAGCTCACATGCGGCTGCGCTTCGTCTTGCCAGCCAAGGATGGGAAGAGACTGAAAGAAAAGCTCAGACCATTAATAAAGACAGTGGAGAACGAAGACTTTGATGATCAGCTTGAAATG gtgtgtttgatagATCCAGGTTGCTTCCGTGAAATTGACGAGCTCATCCGCTGTGAGACTAAAGGAAAGGGAACACTGGAGGTGCTCAGTCTCAAAGATGTGGAGGAAGGAGATGAGAAACTAGAATAA
- the sbds gene encoding ribosome maturation protein SBDS isoform X1, protein MSIFTPTNQIRLTNVAVVRMKKGGKRFEIACYKNKVMSWRSGAEKDLDEVLQTNTVFVNVSKGQVAKKEDLSNAFGTDDLTEICKQILAKGELQVSDKERQSQLEQMFRDIATIVAEKCVNPETKRPYTVNLIERAMKDIHFSVKANKSTKQQALEVIKQLKESIQIQRAHMRLRFVLPAKDGKRLKEKLRPLIKTVENEDFDDQLEMVCLIDPGCFREIDELIRCETKGKGTLEVLSLKDVEEGDEKLE, encoded by the exons ATGTCAATATTTACACCTACTAACCAGATCAGATTAACAAATGTTGCCGTCGTGAGGATGAAGAAAGGAGGGAAAAGATTTGAAATAgcttgttataaaaacaaagtgATGAGTTGGAGATCTGGAGC GGAGAAAGATCTTGATGAAGTCCTGCAGACAAACACAGTGTTTGTAAATGTGTCTAAGGGTCAAGTGGCGAAGAAAGAGGACCTGTCAAACGCTTTTGGCACAGATGACTTGACAGAAATATGCAAACAG ATTTTAGCTAAAGGAGAACTACAGGTGTCAGATAAGGAACGACAGAGTCAGCTGGAACAGATGTTTCGTGATATTGCAACTATTGTGGCAGAAAAATGTGTGAATCCTGAGACCAAACGTCCCTACACAGTAAACCTTATAGAGAGAGCGATGAAGGACATTCACTTCTCTGTTAAGGCAAACAAAAGCACTAAACAGCAG GCACTTGAGGTCATCAAGCAGCTGAAGGAGTCCATTCAGATTCAAAGAGCTCACATGCGGCTGCGCTTCGTCTTGCCAGCCAAGGATGGGAAGAGACTGAAAGAAAAGCTCAGACCATTAATAAAGACAGTGGAGAACGAAGACTTTGATGATCAGCTTGAAATG gtgtgtttgatagATCCAGGTTGCTTCCGTGAAATTGACGAGCTCATCCGCTGTGAGACTAAAGGAAAGGGAACACTGGAGGTGCTCAGTCTCAAAGATGTGGAGGAAGGAGATGAGAAACTAGAATAA
- the sbds gene encoding ribosome maturation protein SBDS isoform X2: protein MVMPKGWGMKRSLHCCRHTATGRIAGLHPCALEKDLDEVLQTNTVFVNVSKGQVAKKEDLSNAFGTDDLTEICKQILAKGELQVSDKERQSQLEQMFRDIATIVAEKCVNPETKRPYTVNLIERAMKDIHFSVKANKSTKQQALEVIKQLKESIQIQRAHMRLRFVLPAKDGKRLKEKLRPLIKTVENEDFDDQLEMVCLIDPGCFREIDELIRCETKGKGTLEVLSLKDVEEGDEKLE from the exons ATGGTCATGCCGAAAGGTTGGGGAATGAAACGATCGCTGCACTGCTGCAGACACACTGCTACTGGGCGCATTGCTGGACTGCATCCGTGTGCATT GGAGAAAGATCTTGATGAAGTCCTGCAGACAAACACAGTGTTTGTAAATGTGTCTAAGGGTCAAGTGGCGAAGAAAGAGGACCTGTCAAACGCTTTTGGCACAGATGACTTGACAGAAATATGCAAACAG ATTTTAGCTAAAGGAGAACTACAGGTGTCAGATAAGGAACGACAGAGTCAGCTGGAACAGATGTTTCGTGATATTGCAACTATTGTGGCAGAAAAATGTGTGAATCCTGAGACCAAACGTCCCTACACAGTAAACCTTATAGAGAGAGCGATGAAGGACATTCACTTCTCTGTTAAGGCAAACAAAAGCACTAAACAGCAG GCACTTGAGGTCATCAAGCAGCTGAAGGAGTCCATTCAGATTCAAAGAGCTCACATGCGGCTGCGCTTCGTCTTGCCAGCCAAGGATGGGAAGAGACTGAAAGAAAAGCTCAGACCATTAATAAAGACAGTGGAGAACGAAGACTTTGATGATCAGCTTGAAATG gtgtgtttgatagATCCAGGTTGCTTCCGTGAAATTGACGAGCTCATCCGCTGTGAGACTAAAGGAAAGGGAACACTGGAGGTGCTCAGTCTCAAAGATGTGGAGGAAGGAGATGAGAAACTAGAATAA